The Phragmites australis chromosome 13, lpPhrAust1.1, whole genome shotgun sequence DNA window AAGGCCCAAGGAATCCACCGCATCGAACAAGACCTGAAACTGATCCACATCGATACACCGAACACCCTACTCACCGTGAGCTTGCACCAAGAAGGCATGCAAATCCTCAGAAGGAGCAAGGGGGGAATGCCAGTGCACCGAGAAGCCCTTACAGAGCAGCTGCTGGGTCTGCTTCGCCAATGCAGGCAAACAACCAATCAAGGTCGAAGCACAGGTCGACGGGAATGCAGACTCCAGAAAGGAGGACATCGTTGGAGGGGCATGGACAGCATACTCCTGGAAGGAGCAGGATGAAGCAGAGCGGCCGAGGCTACGAAGTAATACCTTTCTGATCCTTGGCTTTTCGTTAGTCTGGAAATAGTTGGGCTAGAAGTGCCTGCAGAGTAATGTATTGTTGCTTTTGCATTTGTGAATCCAGCCTGAAGAGGAAGTGGCTGTACCGCCCTTTGGTGACTGGGATGAGGCAAATGCAGCATCCGGCGAGAAGTATACTGGTATCTTCAACAGGGTGAGGAAtgataagttatcacctaacaCTTCTGCCAGGCTACCATCAACTGCTACCGGTGGCCAGGAAAATAAGGTGAAACAGGTATGTAAAAGCTTGTCCAAAGTAAAATGTCGAAAATTCAGGCTGTCATAGGATTTTTCCGCTCAAACCTTTGTTTGATTTATGATTTCCTACAGAACAAGGGCAATGCTAGCTTTAATATCATGTATTATGTCTGATAGATGATATGTGATAAACTAAATAGTAATATGCAATTTGGTTATAAAATTCTATGGCAGTCGGTAACTAATCCCTTTTGTGCTGGCCCACTCTTCTTTCTGATATGTGAATATTAAATCATGATGCCTTTAAATTGGCTAAGTCCACGATGTTAATTTATGATGCCTTTAAATCTTCAGATGATTGGATTTTCCTTCAATATATTAAGACAAACATGAAAAGCCCTCTTATGAAGATCAAATCGTTTATGCTCAGCACAAGTAACATTGTGTGTCTCTAATTCATCCGTCATGTGATACAGAGTAATTTAAGGACtgatcttttttctctttttctccagACGTGTCCTTGCTGCATACTTTGAGAAAATGAAGATAGGATCTAAAGATTCATGGAGAATCCGATGCTACTCATGGATCAGATCACTATTCTTGTGAAGATTTTTGTTCACCGAACTCGTTTGTCATGTGCTACTCTTGTTTGTTGTTGGTGTGAGTATGTATTTGTAATTGAATTGTTGTCTCGTTTAAGTTCTTTGCTTATTTGGAACATACATAGGATGCCATTCAGATCTGTAAAGTATGGAGTGCGAATTCCCTTGCTGATAATAGAAGGTCTCTCGAAAAGTATCCAGAGATTCCATACCGATTATTCAGATATAAGCTAAAGCGTGCTTCCTTGTAATTGCATAAAATACAAGTTATTTTGGATATGCTATTGTTGGGGAATGTTCTGGCCTGAAAATATTTAGACGGTGCACTGTGGTATTACTATCGTTGTCATAGTATCTTAGCTACCATGTGATATGTGAAGGGGTGAAATATTAAAAGTACCCCTCTAGATATATGATTGTAATATAATATCTTATGAGCATGttggtaatttttttctattcattCTCTTTATAAATATGCCCTCCAAAATTAGGAGAGGGGGGACCCAGTGGTTTTTTCCCATTACACAAACGATAtatctctcgctctctcctttcCACTCGCAGACtctgtctccaagcttgaaccTCCACTTATGAGTGAGGCTCTTACCGTATCTGTTCGGGGCACGCCCTACGTGTCCTAAAAGCGAGAGAAAGCACCAAGTGTCGCGAGCAAGACGCCGGCGTGCAGGCTACCTCCGGCTCGGATGTGTCATCACCGCGCGAGCAGGGGCGGTTTGATGCACGTGCAGCGACCACACCCTCTGTGCAAGTGAGTTGTGGCCAAAACTGTGTGCGTACGCGCACGCCAGCTCGTACTTGGCTACACCTGCAACTACGAGCTGGAGTACGCCCTTGCCCACCCTCCAGAGAGAACGCGAGGGCCTCTCGGGCCCCTTCAAACACGTCTGGGATAAAAGGGGATGCAACTGCGAGTGCCACTCCATGAGCACAGCACATTTGGCGTCTTGCTAGTGAAGAGCCCGCGCTTGCATGCCCAGACGAGTGTGAACGACGACTGTAGCATGCTACGAGCCGCTCTCGAGATTGTCTGGAGGCAAAGCACGTATGAGTGTGGCTCCCCATGCCCCCTCCGGCCTCGAGCGAAGGCTAACCCATGTGAGAGCAAAAGCAAAGGTAAAACTCATACGAACCTCCACGCACAAGATAAGTGCATGCACACATTTATTGTGCAACAGTTAGATATACCGTGTTCATTACTAGTGTCAGCTGTTGTTCAGTTGGACCTGCAAGTGGATTAGCTAGTACTTATGCTAGTATTTTCATCGTCACATGCTATTCTCTGGGCAAGCGTCCACTGCACCTAGTCACTGTTAGCTTTGGAGTGTTGGAAACCTTCATTTATTAACACTAAAGATCTGCACCCAAGCTAGAAAGATAATGGTGAAAAATGGAGTAGACCCGTTTAAATACCACAAGATAAGGTTATAAATGCTCCACCGTACATATGGTGATAGAGATAGAGCATGTAGCCAATAAAAAATAGACTATCCCACCTGACGCACACACTGTCCACAGCAGAGCATGGCGTCGCAACACTTGACGAAAGCTTTTGCGTTCACACCATGACCTAGGGATATTTACTCTCATGGTGTAAGAAATAgtagtatattttatttaccATATGCAGAAGAGATAGTAGCATTCATGTGGACGGTACGGGAGAATATCTCTTAACTTTTGTGGTACCCACGTTTTCTTGGCGCTAGCAAATTTGTGCCAGCTTGTCAGAACATTTAATGCACCTTTACTGTGATCACTAGCTCCTATGGGTTGTCGTAATACCATACACATATTCTAACAAATGCATGCAGCTGGCCGAGGGCAACCTTGAGCGTGTGCTTAGCTTTGATAGGTCCTCGAGTGGCGTCAACATGATGTTCGTCGGGCCGCTACAGAAGTCGAGCGCTCTGCACCGTCTCCACAGACCACGCCGGAGGACGGGCACTCCGAGATACCTTCATGCTCCACGATGTCTCCACAGCCTCCGCTTCTCCGCACCTCCACGCGTGAAGCCACCGAGCGAGAGCCTCCCTGAACCACCATGTTGGAGCCTGGCTCGGAGCCTGACCGGACCAGAGCCTCCCCCATACTCCGGAGCCTTGCCATACTTCGGCCTCGATGGGCTCCGGCCTCGCCGACCTTCGGTGCCTCCATGCCTTGCCATACTCTAGAGCCTCATCGGAGCCCTTCCGCTTGTCGGACCACCTCCGCGCTCACTACCGGAGCCCTCCGTGCTCACGATCGAAGCCCTCCGCACTCACTGTTGGGTTAAGCACCaaacaaggagcacacacaAGTACTGAAGAGAAGCTAACACTCAGACTCAACACGAACACACACGCGAGCACATGCACACAAAGAAGAAAGCTAATACTGTGTAGGGATTGGTGATGTcttaagaggggggtgaattatgacacttagaactattttgctccaaaaataacacaagataaatctatatcaatttctatctaaatatgctctaggtttatctagtgtgtctactctactgatcaaagcgcttgtaacctatttaagaaggtaaattgtaagtaagtaaatacaaaaacgtaaataagatagagagagcaaactcggcacaaggattttttccgtggtatcgatggcatgaatgccacccctagtccacattggagctccataaaaagatatgctcccgttcggcacccagtcatggcctttgagccaccaagtcacaaagacaagacctccacccggataagccactaagccaccaaagcaaggtctcaacactagcctctcttccggttcctcgtcgtcgtgatcacttcggagcttaagccccAAAGGCAAGGATCTTTGTGTCCCCACATAATCACCTTggcaccgctccacaccaagtcggagggtcaacaaacttgccgGCGTATCAAGAGGTACagtgttggatcactccttgatccactctctaggcagcaatcacctagtaactcactctctaggtttataagcactaatcactcactagtcttgtgcttaatcgccttggatgatcattttaagcaccttagtggcttggatgtcttctcaggtgtatatgaacttctctagctCCAGCTccctcaaatgactaagtggaagggtatttatagcctcaaactcgcccACTAGTCGTTATCCCAATGACTCTGAAAAGTTGTtcataccggatgatccggtgagaacaatagtactaacaccggatcatccggttagtacattctcacaaactagccgttggaaccccactcaagcctctctgaacaccggatacacCGGTTTATACTCCATTTTCATCATCgaactttccggtgagtatactttagccatccgagctaacatcttctctgtgtaaattgttccggtgtattctccggtgcacatcacttcatcatcggaccatccggtgcgttaTCCTCAGCCATCTGAGCCAAttcaaccctctctggaaaatatgctctggtgtacacacatcttcagagcaccggaccttccggtgtggtcactgcattctccacTTTgccaacaatgctccggtgcttttCTCCGATGTGTTCAAATTaatcactggactattcggtgaggctttcatgcctctgtccccctttgactaagatgctccagtgagtgcaaatacatagagcaccggaccattcggtgtagtcatttctcctgagactttttccaattcaatcaaactttatcccagctttggtggcttcttcatgtattgcatctatgagacctactaacatatattcttgacaaacatgttagtcccaatgactatattatcattaatcaccaaaatcacaatcgtgacttaatagggtcattttcgctacacactGCTTACACCACATAAGCTCACAAACTGAATACACACGAGAGGAACACCTCACGGTTGGAGCTCCGTCCAGCTTCCGAAACCCACTGGCTCTACGATCGGAGTCTGTCTGCCTCGGTACTGACAGAGCCCATCTCCGTCCACCGGAGCCTCCAAGCTGTGCCTTCTCTAGCCTCCAGAGTCTCCGACCATGACTAAACCAGAGCCTCTGAGCCGCGTCCACTCCGGCCTCCAGAGTCTCCGGCCATAACTACACCGGAGCCTCCAAGCCATGCCTACTCCAGCTtttggagtctccggccacGATTGCACCGAAGCACCCAGCCGCGCCACTCTAGCATCGCCTACACTGGTTCCAATGCCTCCGATCATGCCGCTCCGGTGTCGCCTACACCAGCCCTGAAGCCTCCGGCTGCTCCACTCCAGCATTGCCTACCTCGGCTCCCATGCCTCCAGCATGCCACTCCAGCGTCACCTGTATCGGCCTTCGAAGCCCCCGACCGCTCCACTCTGGCGTCACCTACACCAGCTCTGAAGCATCCAGCTGTGGCCGGGCCTCCTCCGACTCGCTGCCACACCAGAGACCTCCTCCAAGCTCTGGTCGCGCTGGAGTCTTCCTTCGGCTCAGGCCACCTCTGTGCTGAAGTTGGAGCTATGACCCACCTCACCGGAGGCCGTGCGTACTCATCAGAGGCCAGGCAATGCTCTAGGCATTCACACCAGAGGCTGGGCTGCCCTCCGGCTGACTCTTTGTCGGAGGCTGAGCTTCGCATGGCGGAAACCCCTCCGTGCACCTCACCAAAGGCCTTCCGTGCTCCCGCCGGAGGCCTCACCCAAAGGCCACTCACCCAGAGCTAGGCTCCCCGCCGGAGCTTCACGTCCTTGCCCCGGGCGCTCATGCATTAGATCAGCTAATGTCTGTTTCTTGCTAGCCTTCATCATTGCACTTAGCTTCCCTATGCATGCACGTTTTGCGAGCTCTGAGCTGCTCGCCAGAGGAGGTGCTCTGGCCATATTCCATGTCGAGGGTCGAGCTCCTCGCCGGGGGCCTCGCTTCGGCCACCTATCTCGACAGAGGCCGCACTTCAACCGCCACCCTCCGTGCTCGTCGACCGAGAAAACCCGCCTCCTCAGGCTATGTCGGCTGCTGCAAGAGCTCGAACAAGCTAGCTTGCCCCTATAACCTGTGAGCAGCAATGCGAATTAGCATCTTGGGCTGCATGGGGTAGGTTGGCTACATGCATAATCAATATAATAAGGTACGTGCTAAACCACTAGCGCATAGTCTTTCATGCATTCCTTTGGAAGGTAGGTGTTACCCTGCTAGTGCATGTTCTTTGCATGCATATCCTTTACAAGGTAGTACTGGTGCATGGTCATGCCCATCGCAAGCTGAAAAACCCGGCGACTGGCCAACATGTGCCAAGTGTCTAAGCGCAACATGTGTATTTAATGTTTAGCAGGcatgcactcttttcctcacacatAAAAGGAGAAGGGCATTAGGCCACGAGCGCCACGTCTGCATGTAGCTCTTGTTTTTGTTGTGATATCTGCATGCATGAGCGCAtagttttctctattttttaggAACCAAAAATAGGACCTTGAGAGGGCCTGGGAGCAAGGAGTGGTTGAGACTCAGCTTTGCAAGGACCAAACTGGTGGACCCCCTTCAGGCGTGCGCGAGCCCCTCCAGCCTCGCCGGCTCCACCTCCAGCCCGACAAGACTCTGGCCGCGCGTGCCTGAAGTAACGTGCCTGAACTCCTACTGATCACCAGGTACGCCCCACCACTGTCGCCTTAAGTTCAGCATCGCTATTTACTTTCGACCTTTACACGACATTCTACTGCAATTAGCTATTCACTAGCAATGTAAAACATCAAAACTTAAAGTTATACCTTTGTCTGGCATGCGCTAAGAATAGCCATCTAACCTAGTCATAACTTATGCTGCAACTAGCTATTCGCTGACAATAGTAGACAACAAAACTTAAGTCATATCTCTGTTCATAGTAGACatcaaaacttaagttatatcttagtttggcatgTGGTAAAAATAGCCGTCCGAACTAGTCATAACTTATACTATAACTAGCTATTCACCGATAATAGTAAGGTATCAAACTTAGCTTAAGTTATGCCTTTGCTCAAACAGTGTATAGACATCAAAACCCTCTTCATCGATAGCATAGCCTCGGTGACGGAGATTCATTAAATACCTCCGCATGAGGAGATGTCTTAAAAATCTCCTCACCAATAGCATAGCCTTAGTGGCGGAGAGGTCTTAAAGACCTATCATATAAACCCTCCAGCGTCTTGAAGTCAAAGCCTCCGTACCCGATCAACATTGGACCCTCTgttatcttgaaggcctagctatcTCCATGACGGCTACGTCATGCATCCTCTGACATCTTAAAGGCAAAGCCTTCATGCCAGATCAGCATTAGACCCTtcgtcatcttgaaggcctagctagcctccgtgacagcagcagcatgcatcctccggtatcttgaaggcacgTGCTGGAttagcactggaccatctgtcatcttgaaggcctaacTAGCCTTCGTGACTGCTGCGGCATGCatcctctggcatcttgaaggcctagcctccgtgccgaaTCAGCATTGGACCCTCTGTTATCTTGAATGTCTAGCTAGCCTCTGTGGCGGCTACGACATGCaccctctagcatcttgaaggcctagcctccgtgccggacTCGTGAGGACCATACGACATCTTaaaggcctagcctccatgccAGAGAGGTCTAACACCTTATGTTCCAAAAAATACGGAAGTCACGGCAAACCGCTGGCCAACATAGAATTCAGTTTTGCCCCCAACCAACGCAACTAAGCGCCCCTAAAAAATCACACCCTTCAGCCGCTAGCGACCACATAGTGTGAGGAGGCCAGGAAAGAGAAGACAAACGAAGCGTTGGTACGACCAAAGTTAAAAGGTGAAAGTCAACACAGTACAATTTCATTCATACAACATACATGCGTACATAGGCATACGCGTGGTACAACCGCCTTAGAAGCTTCCTTGTCTCCGCTAAAGCCATGGCATTAGCGCTAATAAAATGCGCCCTTCACCCGCTCATGGCCGAAAAGCGCGAAGGGGCCGGGGAGTTAGGGAGCCAAAAGGCTTGGTCGATCTTGCACATGTTACAGAATTTTGTTATTCCCTGTCTGAACACATTATGTTCGAAAcccttcggcatcttgaaggcaaaaccCTCCGTGCCAAAGAGGTACTTATTCTCCAAACAATTATAGGAATAATGCAGGAGCTGAAATTCCAACAAACTTAAGTGGGACTCGGAATATGTTGGCTCCAGACGACCCCACATCACCTCAGCCTTGTcgtcgactccacctccagcaTCAACCGCTAAGGGGGTAGCGGACCGCCTTAGCCTCACTGATGACTCCGCCATCGagggctccggatggctctACCCTCGTCACtcccctcagcctcgccattgACTCCACCTTCGGCATTCATCACTGAGGGGGTAGAGGGCTACCTCCGGcttccaccgctgagggggtagcaagCTGCCTCAGCCTCGTTTTCCACTCAGCCCTCGACTTTCCACCGTTGAGGGCTCCGAAAGGCTCTGCCCCGTCACGCCCCTCAGCCTCGCTGTCAACTCCACCTCTGACATCCACTGCTGAGGGGGTAGTAGGCCGCCTCAGTCTCACCGATGACTCCGTCTCTGGCTTCCACCACTAAGGGGGTAGCGGGCTGCATCAGCCTCACCGTCTACACTACCTCCGAGGGCTCGGGATGGCTCTTTCccatcatgcccctcagcttcagtgtcgactccacctccggtATCCACCACTGAGTGGGTAGTGGGCCACCCCAGCCTCACCGAAGACTCCGCCTTTGGCTTCCACCACTGAGTGGGTAGCATGCTACCTCAGCCTTGCCGTCTACTTCGCACTGGATTCTACTGCCGAGGGCTTTAGACAGCTCTACAACGTCACGCCCCTCAGCCTCACCGTTGACTCCGCCTCCAtcatccaccgctgagggggtagcaggcCACCTCAGCCTCACCGATGACTCCACCTCCGActtccaccgctgagggggtagcgggctACCTCAGCCTCGCTATCAACTCAGCCCTTGGCTTCTTCCGCTGagggctccggatggctctACCCCCGTCACACCCCTTAGCCTCATCGTCGACCCCACCTCCGACatccaccactgagggggtagcgagctgcctcagcctcaccgtctACTCCGCCCCTGGCTTCCACCGTTGAGGGCTCTAGATAGCTGTGTCCCATCTCGCTTCTCAGCCTCACTGTCAACTCCACCTCCGACATCCACTactgagggggtagcgggcCGCCTCAGCCTCGCAGTCGACTCTGCCTTTGGCTTCCACCACTAAGAGGGTAGCGGGTTGCCTTAGCCTTGATGTCTACTCCACCCTGGCTTTCGTGTCCAAGGGCTCTGGACAGCTCTGCTCCATCACGCCTCTTGGCCTCGTCATCGACTCCACATCTGGCatccaccactgagggggtagTGGGCTGCCTCAACCTCATCGTTGACTCCACCTCTGGCATCCACCACTGAGAGGGTAGGGGGCtgcctcagcctcgccatcAACTCCGCCTCCGACTTCTATTGCCGAGGGCTCTAGACGACTCTGCCTCCGTCACACCCCTCAGCTTAGCTGCCAACTCCGCCCTTGGCTTCACCGCAATGCTCCGGTCGATCTAACCTCCTTCAAGCACTATCACGGGCTCCGGACCATGTCACCTCCATCAAACCTCATCGTCGCTGCTTGCGGCCATCGCCGAGAGGTTTTACAAGGACAGAAAGATGTTTGGGATATCCTAACACCTAGGTGGGGCTGGAGCTAGTTCTCTGATCATCTGCTCACCTCTCATAACCTCGGAGCCGCGGATGAgagggtactgttgggggaacgCCCCAGCCTAGAGATATTTAGACAGTGCATTGTCGTATTACTATAGCTGTCATAGTATCTTAACTACCATGTGGTATGTGAAGGGGTGAAATGCCAAAAGTACCCCTCTAGgcatatgattgtaacataatatcttaaggGCAGGCCAGTAATTTCTCCTaccccttctctctataaatatgccCTCCAAGGGTAGGAGAGGGGGGCCCTAGTGGTTTTCTCCCATTATACAAATAGTATTTCTCTCACTCCCTCTTTTTCACTCACAGGCTCCGTCTCCAAGCTTTAGTCTCCTCTTATGAGTTGGGCTCTTGCCGTATCTATTCGGAGCACGCCTTGCGTGCCCTAATAGCTATGATTATATTAAACCAGCAAAACCAATCACATGTGCTCCTggtgttggaattgatctcgacCTTATGTTTTGACGTATTCCCTAACATGACCAAGAAAGAGAGGGAGTCTATTTCCTCTCATGCGCCCTCATCGGGGACCAACCAACCTATTGGTTGCGGTCCCATTCCACACAACGCTATAATATAAAGGGGGCTATGCCGAGGCTCATGGGTTATCGATCTCACGTAGCTAACGCACACCCCTACACGCCTAATCCCTAGACCAATAATCTGGGCACTGCAGTGGAACGAAGGTTGCCGTCGTCGTCCACACCATAACGCCGCTACAACTACATCGAGCTCCTCCGTGTCGCCCTCATCTTCACCTAGTCGGCCACCACTACATCGACTACACGCGAGCTCCACCAACGGTCTACATCAATCTCATCCACCACTACACCAACACGATCACACCCTACACCTTCATCTCATGGCATCTCCGAACGCTAGTATGTACTCATGCTTCTGCAATTAAGATGTGTCTGTTTTAGGGCTAATGGTGATCTAAGATGATTTTAAGTGATTAACAATGATATCATAGCTAAATTAGCCCCAACTCAAACTCAATTAGGCTTAACTAGTTTTGGATGACGATGACTTATGAATAATTAGATTAATCATATTAATTAGTGGCAAATTATCTCTAATTGTTCTCGATTTAAGTGTTTTTGTTTTGGATCCAATGAAATTGGGCCTAATTAGCTTTGGCTTAGATCTTTTAGTGTTCAATTATGTGTTTTCAAAATCAAATTAGGCTCCGATTAATGTGAATTAATATTTTATGCCTCGGATTAGAGCCAATTAATCATGTTTAGTCATGTTTATGCATGTatatgtatgcttgtgtgcttaTTGGGCTTGATTTGGGGAGATCAAGCTCGGGTAAGCAAgtaagaaggaggggaattagGGAAATCAAGAAATCCTAAGGCAAAATCCTAATAAATTCCCTAATCCCCACCAGTTCGAAATCCCCAAAACCCTATATGGCCTTTTCCCTCCAAATCAAGAACACTAACCCTAGAAATCCTCAAATCGGATCCCTAAATCAAGAAATAATGGGAAGGGAAAGGGGGCTTACAGTTTTTTGGCACACCTCATCGCTATCACGCCCATCGGAGCTTCTTCTCCAGCGGGATGTCCGCTCCTATCCCTCGATCACGTGTGGATCCTCCGGCTTGGACCTCCTAGTATTGTCGTTGTCTCCTTGTGCGCATCGAAGATCAGCTGGAGAACGTCTCCTCTCCACCGCGTGTGCACGTCACCTTCACAAGACCACCAAAGACCGGCTCGATGGAGCCACGCACAACCATTGTCGCACACGTGCTCTGACGAGCCGACCCATGATGGCACTCTCTTGTCTTactcctcttctctctcaccGGAGTCGACTTTGGCGCTCTCTCCCCTCTCACGACGGCcgtcatttctctctctctctctctcgcacgaCCACGTTTGTTTCGGAGGAGAGAATTGGAGTGCGGTTAGGATTAGGGTTCCAGGGGCTGAGCGACAGTTTTGATCCGACAAAAATGCTGGTGAGCTATCGATGATGATCGGGCGACTGAAAGGAGTCGGGCTCATGATTGTGGGTCAGCGTGCGCGTGTTAGGCCACCACTGCGTTTTGGCTGGGCTGCGTGGGTGAGCACATGCTCGCGTGGGCCAAGCGATCGAATAGGTCGGATTAGGTCATTTCCTTTTGATGTTTTGGGCCTTTTTCTTTTAATGATTTATCCATTGAGTATTAATGTTTTTCAATTTATGCATCAGATATATTAATTTGTACAACCTGAAATAATAATGTTTTATGCACTAAATTATGATTTAATTCTCTAGACGATTTGGAACCAATGGAAAGATTTTTCCAGAGAATTTTACAGTCAATTTATGTTGGTTCATAATTACCTTATGACCAAAGTTGACTGCAATTATGCACCACGTTATGTGTTCATTCaaattcttttccattttttaCCCAACGATGATGCGGATTAGAGTTTtaatttttgcatgattttaatcaggcCAACATAGTGTTATTTTCGtgcaaattatttatttatagtaGATTTTCTAATATGGCTCAATTTttctctccagctcttaacACTTCCTCTGTTACCGTCACAATTGAG harbors:
- the LOC133888204 gene encoding RPM1-interacting protein 4-like, coding for MAQPEIPPFGDWEITGNTPYTQKFEDARKNKKIGIPSNPNDPRQHPEPPRKSPLHPSAYKADPQNQGPRNPPHRTRPETDPHRYTEHPTHRELAPRRHANPQKEQGGNASAPRSPYRAAAGSASPMQANNQSRSKHRSTGMQTPERRTSLEGHGQHTPGRSRMKQSGRGYEPEEEVAVPPFGDWDEANAASGEKYTGIFNRVRNDKLSPNTSARLPSTATGGQENKVKQTCPCCIL